A stretch of the Muntiacus reevesi chromosome 8, mMunRee1.1, whole genome shotgun sequence genome encodes the following:
- the LOC136173546 gene encoding olfactory receptor 4C3D-like, whose product MLANLLIVITPTFSPTLPTPMYFFLTHCSLIDVSLTSVTTSKLIADLLYQRRIISWGACLTQIFLEHFLGGSEIVIIIIMAYDHYVTICKPLHYTTIMRQELCQLLVVVAWMRGILHAMVLIHFILTLTFCGSNDTDHLVCDFFSLLKLAYRLGTLVAANNGAMCKLIFSMLLISYRVILSSLKSYGSEE is encoded by the coding sequence atGCTGGCCAATCTGTTAATTGTCATTACTCCTACCTTCAGTCCCACACTTCCTactcccatgtacttctttctcactcACTGTTCCTTAATCGATGTCTCTTTGACCTCAGTCACCACCTCCAAATTAATTGCTGACCTGCTGTACCAGAGAAGAATCATATCCTGGGGTGCCTGCCTGACTCAGATCTTTTTGGAACACTTCCTGGGAGGATCAGAgatcgtcatcatcatcatcatggcCTATGACCACTATGTCAccatctgcaagcctctgcaCTACACGACCATTATGCGACAGGAGCTCTGTCAGCTCCTGGTGGTGGTGGCCTGGATGCGggggatcctgcatgccatggtgCTGATTCATTTCATTCTCACTTTAACCTTCTGTGGTTCCAATGACACTGACCACTTGGTGTGTGATTTCTTCTCACTGTTGAAACTGGCCTACAGGCTTGGAACTCTGGTGGCGGCTAACAATGGGGCCATGTGCAAGCTTATTTTTTCCATGCTCCTCATCTCCTACAGAGTCATCCTGAGCTCCCTGAAGTCCTATGGCTCTGAGGAATAG